Proteins found in one Passer domesticus isolate bPasDom1 chromosome 8 unlocalized genomic scaffold, bPasDom1.hap1 SUPER_8_unloc_1, whole genome shotgun sequence genomic segment:
- the LOC135291568 gene encoding olfactory receptor 14C36-like: protein MHNSLWDTTTISYPGCAAQLFLLLLFMGAEYFLLTIMCYDRYVSICKPLHYGILKLSCSKYHFREYGLIAVSACLLFGCFVFIVFSYVQIFRAVLRIPSEHGRHKVFSTCLPHLAVISLFVITSPIHHLMPPFISSQSLDLALSLLYSLVPPALNPLIYSLRNQELKTEVRRLMTGCFQKH, encoded by the exons atgcacaattccctctgggacaccacgaCCATTTCCTAcccaggatgtgctgcacaatTGTTTTTGCTTCTCCTCTTCATGggagcagagtatttcctcctgaccatcatgtgctacgaccgctacgtgtccatctgcaaacccctgcactacggg atcctcaagctctcctgctccaaatatCACTTCAGGGAATATGGGCTCATTGCAGTTAGTGCCTGTTTGctatttggttgttttgtgttcattgttttctcctatgtgcagatcttcagggctgttctgaggatcccctctgagcatgGACGGCATAAAgtcttttccacctgcctccctcacctggccgtgATCTCCCTGTTTGTCATCACCAGCCCAATTCACCACCTGATGCCTCCCTTCATCTCCTCCCAGTCCCTGGACCTGGCCCTGTCACTTCTGTATTCGCTGGTGCCTCCAGCcttgaaccccctcatctacagcctgaggaaccaggagctcaagactgaagtgaggagactgatgacaggatgctttcagaaacattaa